GACGGGCTTCGGCCAGGCCCGCGACGGCGCCAGGCGCGCCGTCGGGGTGCTCACCTCGGCGGTCTCGTCGCGCCACAGCGTCCGCATGAGCTGCAGCCGGTCGCGCACCACGTCACGTCGCTCCGCCCACGCCACGCCGTGGGCCTCGACCTCCGGGCGGTTCCAGCCGTAGCCGACGCCGAACACCACCCGCCCGTTCGACAGCGCGTCCAGGCTGGCGACGGCCTTCGCGGTCACGATCGGGTCGCGCTGCGCGACCAGGCAGATGCCCGTGCCCAGCCTGATGCGGTCGGTGACGGCGGCGGCGGCCGCCAGCGTCACGAAGGGATCCAGCGTGCGCTCGTACGGTTCCGGCAGCGGTCGGCCCGACGGGTGGGGGCTGTGGTCGGTGGGCATGTGGGTGTGCTCGGGCACGAACAGCGAATCGAGGCCCCGCTCCTCGACGGCCGTCGCGAGCTCGGCCGGCCCGATGGACCGGTCGGTCACGAAGATCGCGACGCCGAGGTGCACGTCAGTAGCCGAGGTCGACGAACACCGGGCCGAGCAGTTCCTGCCCGTCCCCGTAGCGCTGGACGTTCTCTCGGATCCGGTTGGCCAGCAGCTTGCGGCCCATCTCGGGGGTGTTGCCGACGTGCGGGGTGATGATCACGTTGTCGAGCGTCCACAGCGGGTGGTCGTCGGGCAGGGGCTCGGGATCGGTCACGTCCAGCGCGGCGCCCCCGATGCGCCCCTCGCGCAGGGCGGCGACGAGGTCGTCGGTCACGACGTGGCCGCCGCGGGCGACGTTGACGAGCCAGGCGTGCCCGGCCATCGCGTCCAGCGCCGCCGCGTCGATGACCCCACGGGTCTCCGGCGTCAGCGCGAGAGCCAGCACGACGAGGTCCCGTCCCGCCAGCGCCTCGTGGAGACGGTCCATGCCGACCACCTCGGCGACGCCGGGGATCGGGTCGGGACGGCGGCGCACCACGGTCAGGTGCGCACCGAACGGCCGGAGCAGCCGGACCAGCGAGGTGGTGATGGCGCCACCGCCGAGGATGGTGACGCGCCCGCCCAGCAGGTTGACGCCGTAGGGCTCGGACCAGGTCGTGGCGCGCGCGTAGCGGCCGACACCACGCATGCCGCCGAGTGCCAGGGCGAGGACGTGCTCGGCGACCGGCTCGGCGTAGACGCCCTTGCCGCAGGTCCAGGTGCGCCGGTCGTCCAGGACGTCGACGAACGGCTCGATGCCCGCCCACGGCAACTGCACCCAGCCGATGTCGGGATGCTCGTCGAGGACCTCGCGCAGCCGGTCGGCGCCGGCGGCGTCGACCCACATCAGCGCCTCGGCGTCGGCAACGTCGACGAGTTCGCCGCCGCCCTCCTCGACGGCGTCGGACAACGCCGGTGCGCGGTCCTCGGGCAACACGGCGATACGTGGACGTCCCACCGGCGAGCTCCTCTCCACCGTCCCGGCGGAGCACGACGCTAGCCGCGCTGCCGGCGCGCCGGCACGTGCGGCGCCCCGGCCGACGTCGATGACCGGCGCGGTACCGTCCCGGGACCTTCGTCCCCCCCACGTCGACAGGCGAGCGCGTGCAGGACGGTCCGATCGGGGTGTTCGACAGCGGCCTTGGCGGGCTGACGGTCCTCCAGGCCCTCGCGGACCTGCTGCCGCACGAGGACCTGGTGTACTTCGGCGACACGGCGCGCTACCCGTACGGGGACCGCTCGGCGGCCGAACTGCGCGCGTTCAGTGGGCAGATCGCCGACCTGCTGGTGGATGCGGGCGCGAAGATGCTGGTCGTCGCGTGCAACTCGGCCACGGCCGCCGCGCTGGACCTGCTGCGCGAGCGCCTGGACGTGCCCGTCGTCGGGGTGGTGGAGCCGGGCCTGCGCGCCGCAGCCAGCGCGTCCCGCAGCCGCCGGACGGTCGTCATCGGGACCCGCATGACGGCAGCGAGCCGGGTCTACGAGCGCACGGCCGCCCGGCTCGACCTCCACCTCGACGTCGAAGTGCTCGCGTGCCCGGGCTTCGTCGAGCTCGTCGAGGAGGGCCGCACCGACACCCCCGAGGCGGTCCAGGTCGTGCGCGACCGCCTCGCGCCGCTGCTGACCGCCCGGACCGACACGCTGGTGCTCGGCTGCACGCACTACCCGTTGCTGTCACGGGCGATCGGGGAGGTCGTCGGCCGGCACGTGACGTTGGTGTCCAGCGCCGACGAGACCGCCTTCGAGGTCCGTGACCTGCTCGAGCGGATGGGCTGGCTCACGCGTCGGATTCGGCCGGGGGAGCGCGTCTTCCTGACCTCCGGGATGCCGGACCGGTTCGCGGAGCTCGGGGAGCGCTTCCTCGGCTTCGCGCTCGGGGACGTCCGCGGCCACGCCTGGGACGGGGCGACCGTCGACGACCGGGACGCGCTGACCGCGTGAGGCTCACCGCACGGCCGGTGCCTCGTAGGCGCGTGCCAGCAGCCGATCGCGCAGGGCGTCGCGCGACGCGGCGGCGGCCGCGGTGCGGGCCATCGCCAGCGCCCCGTCGCGTACGGCCTGGTCGGCGGACGGCGTGACGCAGGCGGCGGTGAACTCCGGCTGGTGGTTGACGGCCCCGCGGGCGTCGATGGCCAGCATCGGATGGATCGCCGGCATCGCCAGCGACACGTTGGCCATGTCGGTCGAGCCGGCCAGCGCCGTGTCCTCGCCGGCCGCGGGGAAGCGGCGCCCGATCGCCGCCGCCTCCTCGACGTAGAGCTGGCACAGCGCCTCGTCGGGGAGGAACTCCGAGTACGCCGGGCCCGGCTCGTCGAAGCTGACGGTGGCGCCGGTGGCCAGCGCGCCGGCCTCGAAGCACCGCTGCACCCGCGGGTACAGGTCGGCCAGTTCCGTGAGCGTGCGGGACCGGACGTACCAGGTGCCGGCCGTGCGCTCCGGGACGATGTTGGGGGCATCACCGCCGTCGGTCACGATGCCGTGGATCCGGTCGGTCGGGCGGATGTGCTGCCGCAGCAGCCCGACGGCGACCTGGGCGACCGTCAGCGCGTCGGCCGCGTTCACGCCCAGCTGTGGGTAGGCGGAGGCGTGCGCCGAGCGGCCGCGGTAGCGGACCTCGAAGTGCTGCACCGCCAGGCACGTCATCTGCGCGGCCTCGTACGGGGCCGGGTGCACCATCATCGCGGCGTGCAGGCCGTCGAACGCGCCGCCCTCCATCATCAGGATCTTGCCGCCGCCGCCCTCCTCGGCCGGCGTCCCCAGCACGACCACCTCGATACCGAGGTCGTCGGCCACCTCGGCCAGGGCGAGGGCGGCCCCGACCGCCGAGGCCGCGATGATGTTGTGGCCGCAGGCGTGCCCGATCCCGGGCAGGGCGTCGTACTCCGCGCAGACGCCGATCCGCAGCGGTCCGCTGCCGGCGCGGGCGACGACGGCCGTGTCCAGCCCCGCGACCCCGTGCTGGACGTCGAAACCGCCGGTGGCCAGCGCCTCGGCAACCCGACGCGACGAGCGGTGCTCCTCGAAGCCGACCTCGGCGTCACCGTGGACGGCGTGCGAGAGCGCGACGAGTGTGTCGCGGCGGTCGTCGATCGTCGTGCCGAGATGGTCGCGGAGGTCCACGGCGTGCTCCAGGTCTGCGGGCTCACGGATCGGGGACGCCGGAGCGACGTCCGGCGCGGACGCCACGGACGCGCCGGTCCGTGGCGGTACGGTCGCCGAACCTAGGGCACCGATCCGGAGGTCGCCCCGACCATGCGCCCACCTCGCCGCGCGTTCGTGGCGTCCGCGGTCTGCGTCGTGGTGCTGGCCGGCTGCGGTGACGGCGGGGCGGCGGACGGCGACGACGGTGCGGTCACCGGTGCGCCCGACGCGGAGGACCGGGACGCCGGCACCGCGGAACCGGATGACGCGCCGGAACCGGGTGGCGACGCGGATCCGGAGGGCGCGCCGGAACCGGATGGCGCCGCCGAACCCGACGACCCGGCACGCTCCGACGGCGACGAGGCGACGACGCTGTTGTCGGTGTCCGGTCGGTCGCTGGACGGTGGCGAGGTGGACCTGGCGACGCTGCGCGGCGAGGACGCCGTGCTGTGGATGTGGACGCCGTGGTGACTGCAGTGCAACCGGGAGGCCCCCGCGGTCGCGGAGGCGCTGGACACCTTCGGCGAGGCCATCCGCTTCGTCGGCGTCGCCGCGCAGGACGGCGACGACGCCATGCGTGACTTCCGCGACCGTCACGGCCTGGGTGACATGACCACGGTCGTGGACGACGACGGCTCGCTGTGGGCGCACCTCGG
The sequence above is a segment of the Egicoccus sp. AB-alg2 genome. Coding sequences within it:
- a CDS encoding TIGR03619 family F420-dependent LLM class oxidoreductase encodes the protein MHLGVAIFVTDRSIGPAELATAVEERGLDSLFVPEHTHMPTDHSPHPSGRPLPEPYERTLDPFVTLAAAAAVTDRIRLGTGICLVAQRDPIVTAKAVASLDALSNGRVVFGVGYGWNRPEVEAHGVAWAERRDVVRDRLQLMRTLWRDETAEVSTPTARLAPSRAWPKPVQRPHPPVLLGAALGPRTLTDLVSVGDGWMPQGLRATRDGLPRLLEAWQGAGRTGRPHVHVYGTRPDPDTLSRLAELGVDAVSLWLPSAGRDEVLPELDRVAALRDRLA
- a CDS encoding D-isomer specific 2-hydroxyacid dehydrogenase family protein, with the protein product MGRPRIAVLPEDRAPALSDAVEEGGGELVDVADAEALMWVDAAGADRLREVLDEHPDIGWVQLPWAGIEPFVDVLDDRRTWTCGKGVYAEPVAEHVLALALGGMRGVGRYARATTWSEPYGVNLLGGRVTILGGGAITTSLVRLLRPFGAHLTVVRRRPDPIPGVAEVVGMDRLHEALAGRDLVVLALALTPETRGVIDAAALDAMAGHAWLVNVARGGHVVTDDLVAALREGRIGGAALDVTDPEPLPDDHPLWTLDNVIITPHVGNTPEMGRKLLANRIRENVQRYGDGQELLGPVFVDLGY
- the murI gene encoding glutamate racemase, which codes for MQDGPIGVFDSGLGGLTVLQALADLLPHEDLVYFGDTARYPYGDRSAAELRAFSGQIADLLVDAGAKMLVVACNSATAAALDLLRERLDVPVVGVVEPGLRAAASASRSRRTVVIGTRMTAASRVYERTAARLDLHLDVEVLACPGFVELVEEGRTDTPEAVQVVRDRLAPLLTARTDTLVLGCTHYPLLSRAIGEVVGRHVTLVSSADETAFEVRDLLERMGWLTRRIRPGERVFLTSGMPDRFAELGERFLGFALGDVRGHAWDGATVDDRDALTA
- a CDS encoding M20 family metallopeptidase; its protein translation is MDLRDHLGTTIDDRRDTLVALSHAVHGDAEVGFEEHRSSRRVAEALATGGFDVQHGVAGLDTAVVARAGSGPLRIGVCAEYDALPGIGHACGHNIIAASAVGAALALAEVADDLGIEVVVLGTPAEEGGGGKILMMEGGAFDGLHAAMMVHPAPYEAAQMTCLAVQHFEVRYRGRSAHASAYPQLGVNAADALTVAQVAVGLLRQHIRPTDRIHGIVTDGGDAPNIVPERTAGTWYVRSRTLTELADLYPRVQRCFEAGALATGATVSFDEPGPAYSEFLPDEALCQLYVEEAAAIGRRFPAAGEDTALAGSTDMANVSLAMPAIHPMLAIDARGAVNHQPEFTAACVTPSADQAVRDGALAMARTAAAAASRDALRDRLLARAYEAPAVR
- a CDS encoding redoxin domain-containing protein, whose protein sequence is MQCNREAPAVAEALDTFGEAIRFVGVAAQDGDDAMRDFRDRHGLGDMTTVVDDDGSLWAHLGVRVQPAWVFVDADGEVERVLGELSRDQLFARLAALADGGDPTGGAG